Proteins encoded within one genomic window of Glandiceps talaboti chromosome 3, keGlaTala1.1, whole genome shotgun sequence:
- the LOC144432702 gene encoding sialate:O-sulfotransferase 2-like produces the protein MSWNNAMNITETLNCSVRFPNWSSKTRPLVALVSFPGSGNTWTRHLLEIASGIYTGSIGNDRGLFRGGFRGQLEDYRKGNTLIVKTHYCDRKHEFSSAILLIRNPYNAIIAEYRRRHGDHVSRFPLQNITGKYWEEFVAEHSSYWQRLHKCWLTEKRRILVVYYEDLKKDTISNIDRMMSFLNLTFTAERRRCVEENKEGNFYRKPTKNRKGSKFDPYTNSLHKLINGYITYIDRILKEDGHSPIHPASKLL, from the exons ATGTCCTGGAATAATGCTATGAATATTACAGAGACAT TAAACTGCTCTGTAAGGTTTCCCAACTGGAGCAGTAAGACCCGACCCCTCGTAGCCTTAGTGAGTTTTCCTGGATCAGGGAATACCTGGACTAGACATCTATTGGAAATTGCTTCAGGAATTTACACTGGATCTATTGGCAATGATCGTGGTCTCTTTCGTGGAG GTTTTCGTGGACAACTTGAAGATTATCGCAAAGGCAACACCCTCATCGTCAAAACGCATTATTGTGATAGGAAACATGAGTTTTCATCTGCTATTTTGCTTATTCGAAATCCGTACAATGCTATAATAGCTGAATACAGAAGACGACATGGTGATCACGTATCACGATTTccactacaaaatattacaggGAAAT attgGGAAGAGTTTGTCGCAGAACACAGTTCATACTGGCAAAGATTACACAAATGTTGGTTGACTGAAAAAAGACGTATTTTAGTTGTTTACTATGAGGACCTGAAGAAGGATACCATATCAAATATCGACCGTATGATGTCATTTCTCAACCTTACGTTTACAGCAGAAAGGCGGCGATGTGTTGAAGAGAACAAAGAAGGCAATTTCTATCGAAAACCAACCAAGAATCGTAAAGGGTCAAAGTTTGATCCCTACACAAATAGTTTACATAAATTGATCAATGGGTACATCACGTACATAGATCGTATCCTGAAAGAAGACGGTCATAGCCCTATACACCCTGCATCCAAACTGTTATAA
- the LOC144432703 gene encoding sialate:O-sulfotransferase 2-like: MSWNNAMNITETLNCSVRFPNWSSKTRPLVALVSFPGSGNTWTRHLLEIASGIYTGSIGNDRGLFRGGFRGQLEDYRKGNTLIVKTHNCDNKHEFSSAILLIRNPYNALIAEYRRRHGGQVSRFPLQNITGKYWEEFVAKHSSYWQGLHKCWLTEKRRLLVVYYEDLKKDTISNIDRMMSFLNLTFTAERRRCVEENKEGNFHRKPTKNRKGSRFDPYTNSLHKLINGYITYIDRILKEGGHSPIHPASKLL; encoded by the exons ATGTCCTGGAATAATGCTATGAACATTACAGAGACAT TAAACTGCTCTGTAAGGTTTCCCAACTGGAGCAGTAAGACCCGACCCCTCGTAGCCTTAGTGAGTTTTCCTGGATCAGGGAATACCTGGACTAGACATCTATTGGAAATTGCTTCAGGAATTTACACTGGATCTATTGGCAATGATCGTGGTCTCTTTCGTGGAG GTTTTCGTGGACAACTTGAAGATTATCGCAAAGGCAACACCCTCATCGTCAAAACGCATAATTGTGATAACAAACATGAGTTTTCATCTGCTATTTTGCTTATTCGAAATCCGTACAATGCTCTAATAGCTGAATACAGAAGACGACATGGTGGTCAGGTATCTCGATTTccactacaaaatattacaggaaaat attggGAAGAGTTTGTCGCAAAACACAGTTCATACTGGCAAGGATTACACAAATGTTGGTTGACTGAAAAAAGACGTCTTTTAGTTGTTTACTATGAGGACCTGAAGAAGGATACCATATCAAATATCGACCGTATGATGTCATTTCTCAACCTTACGTTTACAGCAGAAAGGCGGCGATGTGTTGAAGAGAACAAAGAAGGTAATTTCCATCGAAAACCAACCAAGAATCGTAAAGGGTCAAGGTTTGATCCCTACACAAATAGTTTACATAAATTGATCAATGGGTACATTACGTACATAGATCGTATCCTGAAAGAAGGCGGTCATAGCCCTATACACCCTGCATCCAAACTGTTATAA